Proteins from one Porites lutea chromosome 3, jaPorLute2.1, whole genome shotgun sequence genomic window:
- the LOC140931472 gene encoding XK-related protein 6-like, which produces MAKKELKWYSVFVVLFETILSIADPVTDILALVEFYRADHKTWFGVGLTFIILPSIFFLVINLGARRRGKEEGKYKAWLKYTHILVLGFNPLLPAWLRLRTLFFYLTKLLKLRQDSDTHQMVENLDQLDKLLKSSKFAVLAEAALESAPQFIIQLYAMAVQQESVTIVQMVSLPVSFLSLAWASIVADELIQSDEGDLNFSVKDKVLHFVTHLFTLSSRLFAVALFTVSYKWWVTSVLILHCTVITICDIVWQRRDRDDPFHLVMSFCLYWLRDDLSLLGEFDGYKHLRRMQLFSNVLFVIENITMILLFYFNHFPHTWYSLPVTICVCLFAVLGAAMRLTHFYYLKRNHIQMVDQIISIECKESDGRRSRSSNSIESLVTPPWLQQYVYETSV; this is translated from the coding sequence ATGGCGAAAAAGGAACTCAAATGGTACAGCGTCTTCGTGGTTCtttttgaaaccattttaaGCATTGCCGACCCTGTCACTGATATTCTTGCACTGGTGGAATTCTACCGCGCAGATCACAAGACGTGGTTCGGTGTGGGGCTTACATTCATTATTTTgccaagtattttttttcttgttattaaCTTAGGAGCAAGACGAAGAGGGAAGGAAGAGGGCAAGTATAAGGCTTGGCTGAAATACACACATATTTTAGTCCTTGGCTTCAATCCACTCCTTCCGGCCTGGCTGAGACTGCGAACGCTTTTCTTCTACCTAACGAAGTTACTAAAACTCAGGCAAGATAGTGACACCCATCAAATGGTTGAAAACTTGGACCAGTTGGATAAGCTACTGAAGTCAAGCAAATTCGCTGTTCTGGCCGAGGCCGCTCTTGAATCAGCTCCTCAGTTTATTATTCAGCTGTACGCCATGGCTGTTCAACAGGAATCCGTGACGATCGTTCAAATGGTTTCCCTGCCCGTGTCTTTCCTCAGCTTGGCTTGGGCGTCTATTGTTGCTGATGAGTTAATTCAAAGTGATGAGGGAGACCTCAATTTCAGTGTGAAAGATAAAGTTCTACATTTTGTAACGCACTTATTTACTTTAAGCAGTAGACTATTTGCAGTTGCTTTGTTCACTGTAAGCTACAAGTGGTGGGTTACCAGTGTTTTGATTCTTCACTGTACGGTGATAACGATATGTGACATCGTTTGGCAGAGACGAGACAGAGACGACCCATTTCATTTGGTTATGTCTTTCTGCCTTTATTGGCTACGAGATGATTTGTCATTACTTGGTGAATTCGACGGATACAAACATTTAAGAAGAATGCAGTTGTTCTCCAACGTGCTGTTTGTGATAGAAAACATCACCATGATCCTGTTGTTTTATTTCAATCATTTCCCTCACACCTGGTACTCCTTACCAGTCACCATCTGTGTCTGTTTATTTGCTGTTCTTGGAGCCGCAATGAGACTTACTCACTTCTATTATTTAAAAAGGAATCACATTCAGATGGTTGATCAAATAATATCGATCGAGTGCAAGGAATCAGACGGTCGCCGATCCAGGAGTAGCAATAGTATAGAAAGTCTAGTAACCCCTCCGTGGTTGCAGCAATATGTATATGAAACGTCGGTATAA
- the LOC140931473 gene encoding XK-related protein 6-like, with amino-acid sequence MAVNELKWYGIFAVLFGIILSIADPITDIFTLVEFYRTDHKTWFGVGLTFIILPSLFFLAVNSALAANWTRYDEESEQVEYQCTAWKSTHVFVLGCNPLFPAWLKLRTLYCYLKKLLKLRQGNNTDQTGENLDGLLWLSKLCVLAEAALESAPQFIIQLYALAVQQHSVSVIQMVSLPVSFLNLAWASTVGDEIVRSDEGGFHFSVKHTVLLFVTHLFILSSRLFAVALFTVSYKWWVTGVLILHCTVITICSSFGLCRAQSADSNGGRSESVVYFCLHWLRDDLSLQVILDFAGYTEHLRMLLLSNVLFVIENITMILLFYFSHFPHTWYSLPVTIYVCLFSVLGTGMRLTHFYFLTKESNGQSNNTDQVQQQSYSNPIEVAAT; translated from the coding sequence ATGGCGGTAAACGAGCTTAAATGGTACGGTATCTTCGCGGTTCTTTTTGGAATCATTTTAAGCATTGCCGACCCCATCACTGATATTTTTACACTGGTGGAATTCTACCGCACAGATCACAAGACATGGTTCGGTGTGGGGCTTACATTCATTATTTtgccaagtttgttttttcttgctgtTAACTCGGCCTTGGCTGCAAACTGGACGAGATATGATGAAGAATCAGAACAGGTAGAATACCAGTGTACCGCTTGGAAAAGCACGCATGTTTTTGTCCTTGGATGCAATCCACTCTTTCCGGCCTGGCTCAAACTGCGAACGCTTTATTGCTATCTAAAGAAGTTACTAAAACTCAGGCAAGGTAATAACACCGATCAAACGGGTGAAAACTTGGATGGTCTACTCTGGTTAAGCAAATTGTGTGTTCTGGCCGAGGCCGCTCTTGAGTCAGCTCCTCAGTTTATTATTCAGTTATACGCCTTGGCTGTTCAACAGCACTCGGTGTCGGTCATTCAAATGGTTTCCCTGCCCGTGTCTTTCCTCAACTTGGCTTGGGCGTCTACTGTTGGCGATGAGATTGTTCGCAGTGATGAAGGAGGCTTCCATTTCAGTGTAAAACAtacagttttactttttgtaacgcacttatttattttaagcagTCGACTTTTTGCAGTTGCTTTGTTCACCGTAAGCTACAAGTGGTGGGTAACCGGTGTTTTGATCCTTCACTGTACGGTGATAACGATCTGTTCCAGTTTTGGGCTTTGTAGAGCACAAAGCGCTGACAGCAACGGCGGCCGATCTGAGTCGGTTGTGTATTTCTGCCTCCATTGGCTACGAGATGATTTGTCATTACAAGTAATTCTTGATTTCGCCGGATACACTGAACATTTAAGAATGCTGTTGCTCTCTAACGTGCTGTTTGTGATAGAAAACATCACCATGATCctgttgttttatttcagtcatttccctCACACCTGGTACTCCTTACCAGTCACCATTTACgtctgtttgttttctgttcttgGAACCGGAATGAGACTTACTCATTTCTATTTCTTAACGAAGGAATCAAATGGTCAATCAAATAATACGGATCAAGTGCAGCAGCAATCGTATAGTAATCCCATCGAGGTTGCAGCAACATAA